Proteins encoded together in one Mycobacterium simiae window:
- a CDS encoding site-2 protease family protein, whose protein sequence is MDSHGRASVRPSPIFLALIALTAVGGVLAWLAGTSVRPMAYAGVFIFVIAGWLVSLCLHEFGHAVTAWRFGDHDEAVRGYLTLDPRRYAHPGLSLLLPMVFIALGGIGLPGAAVYVRTWFMTPTRRTLVSLAGPAANLVLAVLLLTLTRLFFDPDHWVLWAGAAFLGFLQIMAVVLNLLPIPGLDGYDALEPHLSPDTQRAVAPAKQYGVFILLFLLLAPVINQWLFGIVGWFFDLSGIPHLLANAGNSLTRFWSRWF, encoded by the coding sequence GTGGACTCACACGGGCGCGCGTCGGTGCGACCCAGCCCCATCTTCTTGGCGCTGATCGCGCTGACGGCTGTCGGCGGGGTGTTGGCCTGGCTGGCCGGGACGTCTGTGCGCCCGATGGCCTACGCCGGGGTGTTCATCTTCGTGATCGCCGGCTGGCTGGTCTCGCTGTGCCTGCACGAATTCGGCCATGCGGTGACGGCCTGGCGCTTCGGCGATCACGATGAGGCGGTTCGCGGCTATCTGACCTTGGATCCGCGGCGGTATGCCCATCCCGGTCTGTCGCTGCTGCTGCCGATGGTGTTCATCGCGCTGGGCGGGATCGGCCTGCCCGGCGCCGCGGTGTACGTGCGCACGTGGTTCATGACGCCGACGCGCCGCACGCTGGTCAGCCTGGCCGGCCCGGCGGCCAACCTGGTGTTGGCGGTGCTGTTGCTGACGCTGACCCGGCTGTTCTTCGACCCGGACCACTGGGTGCTGTGGGCCGGGGCGGCATTCCTTGGCTTCCTGCAAATCATGGCGGTGGTGCTGAACCTGTTACCCATCCCGGGGCTGGACGGCTACGACGCCCTGGAACCGCATCTGAGCCCCGACACCCAGCGCGCCGTCGCACCCGCCAAACAGTACGGCGTGTTCATCCTGCTGTTCCTGCTGCTGGCTCCGGTGATCAACCAGTGGCTGTTCGGGATCGTGGGTTGGTTCTTCGACTTGTCCGGGATACCGCATCTGCTCGCCAACGCCGGAAACTCGCTGACCCGCTTCTGGAGTCGCTGGTTCTGA
- a CDS encoding cation diffusion facilitator family transporter, which translates to MGAGHSHTPASDGAAASRMIPRMIMAAGILATFFAVELTTSLVINSLALLADAGHMLTDVVAVFMGLTAVLLANRGSTSPNRTYGWHRAEVFTAVANAALLVGVAVFILIEAIDRLGTGETVPGVPMIVVALTGVAANVVVAMLLRSHSAGSLAVKGAYMEVVADIVGSLGVLIAGIVTVTTHWPYADVVVAVLVAIWVLPRAFALASAALRILSETSPAHIDVEELRAALRAVDGVTEVHDLHVWTLSPGKDMCTVHLTSAADSAQVLGAAREVLHERGLEHATVQVENGDSRCSEEF; encoded by the coding sequence ATGGGCGCCGGACACAGCCACACCCCCGCCTCGGACGGGGCCGCCGCGTCTCGCATGATCCCCCGCATGATCATGGCCGCCGGGATTTTGGCGACCTTCTTCGCGGTAGAGCTGACCACCTCCCTGGTGATCAATTCCCTTGCGCTGCTGGCCGATGCGGGGCACATGCTGACCGACGTGGTGGCGGTGTTCATGGGGCTGACCGCCGTATTGCTGGCCAACCGCGGCAGCACCTCCCCCAACCGCACCTACGGCTGGCACCGCGCCGAGGTCTTCACCGCGGTGGCCAACGCGGCCTTGCTGGTCGGCGTGGCGGTGTTCATCCTCATCGAAGCGATCGACCGGCTCGGCACCGGGGAAACGGTGCCGGGCGTCCCGATGATCGTGGTCGCACTCACCGGTGTGGCCGCCAACGTCGTGGTGGCGATGCTGTTGCGGTCACACTCCGCCGGCAGCCTCGCGGTCAAGGGTGCCTACATGGAGGTCGTCGCCGACATCGTCGGCAGCCTCGGCGTGCTGATCGCCGGCATCGTGACAGTCACGACGCATTGGCCGTACGCCGACGTCGTGGTCGCCGTGCTGGTCGCGATCTGGGTGCTGCCCCGCGCGTTCGCGCTCGCGAGCGCGGCGCTGCGGATTCTGTCCGAGACATCGCCCGCCCACATCGACGTCGAGGAGTTGCGGGCGGCGCTGCGCGCCGTCGACGGTGTCACCGAAGTGCACGATTTGCATGTGTGGACGTTGTCGCCGGGCAAGGACATGTGCACCGTGCACTTGACCAGCGCCGCCGATTCCGCCCAGGTGCTCGGCGCCGCCCGTGAAGTACTGCACGAACGCGGACTCGAGCACGCCACCGTCCAGGTCGAGAACGGCGACAGCCGTTGCTCCGAGGAGTTCTGA
- a CDS encoding DUF3151 domain-containing protein has product MTPMGDLLGPDPILLPADSEAEAELAANEKPGIVAAAHPAASVAWAALAEEALAEDRAITAYAYARTGYHRGLDKLRRNGWKGFGPVPYSHEPNRGFLRCVAALARAADAIGEVDEYGRCLDLLDDCDPAARKELGL; this is encoded by the coding sequence ATGACACCGATGGGTGATCTTCTGGGACCTGATCCGATCCTGCTGCCGGCCGATAGCGAGGCGGAAGCCGAGCTGGCGGCCAACGAGAAGCCGGGCATCGTCGCCGCGGCGCATCCGGCGGCGTCGGTGGCCTGGGCGGCCCTCGCCGAGGAGGCGCTGGCCGAGGACCGGGCCATCACCGCGTACGCATACGCCCGGACCGGTTACCACCGTGGCCTGGACAAGCTGCGTCGCAACGGCTGGAAGGGCTTCGGGCCGGTGCCGTATTCGCACGAACCCAACCGCGGCTTCCTGCGCTGTGTGGCGGCGTTGGCCCGGGCCGCCGACGCGATCGGCGAGGTCGACGAATACGGACGCTGCCTGGACCTGCTCGACGACTGCGACCCGGCGGCGCGCAAGGAGCTGGGGCTCTAG
- a CDS encoding Rv0361 family membrane protein yields MPNPPEPNRGTTPPGEDPGTEQAEEDATEAYPLVPPDPETETVVIDKPDPTGDPETDADRQQGERRFTAPGFDAKETAIIATTPEPATEVFNTAPGPAGPAGQPPLPPKPAVPQAIPGRDGNKPRPASRNFNWGWVLAITVIVLALAAIAILGTVLLTRGKHSHVSQEDLVRQAIHNFDIAVQRGDLTQLRSITCGTTRDGYVDYDERSWDETYQRVSAAKQYPVIASVDQIVVNGQHAEANVTTFMAYDPQLRSTRSLDLQYRDDQWKVCQSPSG; encoded by the coding sequence ATGCCTAACCCACCGGAGCCCAACCGCGGCACCACCCCGCCAGGTGAGGACCCGGGCACAGAACAGGCCGAAGAGGACGCCACCGAGGCCTACCCGCTCGTTCCGCCCGACCCTGAGACCGAGACCGTGGTGATCGACAAACCCGATCCCACCGGCGACCCCGAGACCGATGCGGACCGGCAACAGGGCGAACGCCGGTTTACCGCGCCCGGCTTCGATGCGAAAGAAACCGCGATTATCGCCACCACTCCCGAGCCGGCGACCGAAGTGTTCAACACCGCACCCGGGCCGGCCGGCCCGGCGGGACAACCCCCACTTCCTCCGAAACCTGCTGTGCCACAAGCTATTCCAGGCCGTGACGGGAACAAGCCGCGTCCCGCGTCGCGGAACTTCAACTGGGGCTGGGTACTGGCGATCACCGTGATTGTGTTGGCGCTGGCGGCCATCGCAATCCTGGGCACCGTGCTGCTGACCCGCGGCAAGCACTCCCACGTCTCACAGGAAGACCTGGTGCGTCAGGCCATCCACAACTTCGACATCGCCGTGCAACGCGGGGACCTGACTCAGTTACGCAGCATCACCTGCGGCACTACCCGCGACGGGTACGTCGACTACGACGAACGTTCCTGGGACGAGACGTACCAACGGGTTTCGGCGGCCAAGCAATACCCGGTAATCGCCAGCGTCGACCAGATCGTGGTCAACGGCCAGCACGCCGAGGCCAACGTCACCACGTTCATGGCCTACGATCCGCAACTGCGGTCGACGCGAAGCCTCGACCTGCAGTACCGCGACGATCAGTGGAAGGTCTGCCAGTCCCCCAGCGGCTAG
- the fbaA gene encoding class II fructose-bisphosphate aldolase, giving the protein MPIATPEVYAEMLARAKQNAYAFPAINCTSSETVNAAIKGFADAGSDGIIQFSTGGAEFASGLGIKDMVTGAVALAKFTRSIAAKYPINVALHTDHCPKDKLDTYVRPLLEISAQRVAAGKDPLFQSHMWDGSAVPLDENLVIAKELLKAAAAAKIILEIEIGVVGGEEDGVANEINDKLYTTPEDFEQTIEALGAGEHGKYLLAATFGNVHGVYKPGNVKLRPDILDEGQKVASAKLGLPDGSKPFDFVFHGGSGSLKSEIEEALRYGVVKMNVDTDTQYAFTRPIAAHMFTNYDGVLKVDGEVGNKKVYDPRSYLKKAEASMTERVIEACNDLHCAGKSLGT; this is encoded by the coding sequence ATGCCCATCGCAACCCCCGAGGTCTACGCCGAGATGCTGGCACGCGCCAAGCAGAACGCCTACGCGTTCCCGGCGATCAACTGCACCTCGTCGGAGACCGTCAACGCCGCGATCAAGGGCTTCGCCGACGCCGGCAGCGACGGCATCATTCAGTTCTCCACCGGCGGCGCGGAGTTTGCTTCCGGCCTGGGCATCAAGGACATGGTGACCGGCGCCGTCGCGTTGGCCAAGTTCACCCGCAGCATCGCGGCCAAGTACCCAATCAATGTCGCGCTGCACACCGACCACTGTCCGAAGGACAAACTGGACACCTACGTCCGCCCGCTGCTGGAAATCTCGGCTCAGCGCGTCGCGGCGGGCAAGGACCCACTGTTCCAGTCGCACATGTGGGACGGCTCGGCGGTGCCGCTCGATGAGAACCTCGTCATCGCCAAGGAGCTGCTCAAGGCGGCGGCCGCGGCCAAGATCATCCTGGAGATCGAGATCGGCGTGGTCGGCGGCGAGGAGGACGGCGTCGCCAACGAGATCAACGACAAGCTCTACACCACTCCCGAGGACTTCGAGCAGACGATCGAGGCCCTCGGCGCCGGTGAGCATGGCAAGTACCTGCTGGCCGCGACCTTCGGCAATGTGCACGGCGTGTACAAGCCCGGCAACGTCAAGTTGCGGCCCGACATCCTGGATGAGGGCCAGAAGGTGGCGTCGGCCAAACTGGGTCTGCCCGACGGGTCGAAGCCGTTCGACTTCGTCTTCCATGGCGGGTCGGGTTCGCTGAAGTCGGAGATCGAGGAGGCGTTGCGCTACGGCGTGGTGAAGATGAACGTCGACACCGATACCCAGTACGCGTTCACCCGCCCGATCGCCGCCCACATGTTCACCAACTACGACGGCGTGCTCAAGGTCGACGGTGAGGTGGGCAACAAGAAGGTCTACGACCCGCGCAGCTACCTCAAGAAGGCCGAGGCGTCGATGACCGAGCGCGTGATCGAGGCGTGCAACGACCTGCACTGCGCAGGAAAGTCGCTCGGCACCTAG